The following coding sequences are from one Virgibacillus necropolis window:
- a CDS encoding metal-dependent hydrolase family protein has translation MTKTIIKNGLLIDGNGGEPEKGSVVVVEGEQIVYVGAESNYSATGDETVVDAEGGTILPGIIDTHVHMMMEFSPIAERLATPFSFMYYKAAKHLETTLHAGITSVRDALGADLGIKKAVEDGLIAGPRLQLSINALTITGGHGDGYTVSGITTDILPSDYPGMPNGKCDGVEEVRKKTREMLRAGAEVIKVHATGGVLSATDHPEFTQFSMEELKVIVEEGRFRKGVKVMAHAQGAEGIKNAVKAGIHSIEHGIFIDDEAIELMKENGTFLVPTLLAPVAVLETAKDVGMPDTAIEKSKEVIEHHKASIAKAHKAGVKIAMGTDAGVMKHGTNLRELGLMADIGMTPMETIVASTKTAAECLGWEDKVGTLEQGKLADIIVVKGNPLEDIYSLANNETVQVVIKNGKIEKNIVETLVVS, from the coding sequence ATGACAAAAACGATTATTAAAAATGGTTTATTGATTGACGGTAACGGTGGGGAACCAGAGAAAGGTTCGGTTGTAGTAGTGGAAGGTGAACAAATTGTATATGTTGGTGCTGAATCTAATTACTCAGCTACAGGTGACGAAACAGTCGTGGATGCCGAGGGAGGTACCATTCTTCCAGGAATTATCGATACACATGTGCATATGATGATGGAATTTTCACCAATTGCAGAAAGGTTAGCTACACCATTTTCATTTATGTATTATAAAGCAGCTAAACACTTGGAGACCACATTACATGCTGGAATCACTTCTGTACGTGATGCGTTAGGTGCAGATTTAGGTATTAAAAAAGCAGTGGAAGATGGCTTGATCGCAGGCCCAAGATTACAATTAAGTATTAATGCACTGACCATTACTGGCGGGCATGGTGATGGATATACAGTTTCCGGGATTACGACGGATATTTTACCTTCTGATTACCCAGGTATGCCAAATGGTAAATGTGACGGTGTTGAAGAAGTACGTAAAAAAACACGTGAAATGTTGCGTGCTGGTGCAGAAGTCATTAAAGTCCATGCAACTGGCGGTGTATTAAGTGCTACTGATCACCCTGAGTTCACCCAATTCTCAATGGAAGAGTTAAAGGTTATTGTCGAGGAAGGCCGCTTTCGAAAAGGCGTAAAAGTGATGGCTCATGCGCAAGGTGCTGAAGGAATTAAAAATGCGGTAAAAGCAGGTATTCATTCTATCGAACATGGTATCTTTATAGATGATGAGGCAATTGAATTAATGAAGGAAAACGGAACATTTTTAGTACCTACATTACTCGCTCCTGTTGCTGTATTAGAAACAGCAAAAGATGTAGGAATGCCAGACACCGCAATTGAGAAGTCTAAGGAAGTAATTGAACACCATAAAGCAAGCATAGCAAAGGCACACAAAGCTGGCGTAAAGATTGCGATGGGAACAGATGCGGGTGTGATGAAACATGGTACGAATTTAAGAGAACTTGGATTAATGGCAGATATTGGTATGACACCAATGGAAACAATCGTAGCTTCAACGAAAACTGCTGCAGAATGTTTAGGTTGGGAAGATAAGGTTGGAACACTTGAACAGGGTAAGCTAGCAGACATCATTGTAGTCAAGGGTAATCCATTAGAGGATATTTATTCACTAGCTAATAATGAGACAGTTCAAGTCGTTATTAAGAATGGAAAAATAGAGAAGAATATAGTTGAAACGTTAGTGGTTTCATAA
- a CDS encoding prephenate dehydrogenase produces the protein MSGNVFIVGLGLIGGSLALTIKNQHPHAKIYGYDVKQSEIETASALNIIDEKVTSFHEGAELADLIILSTPVLEMEKLMKQLSSLTLKENVIITDTGSTKGGIMQLASKLLQKEVTFIGGHPMAGSHKAGVESAKVHLFENAFYVLTPQLSTSSEKVEELKDWLSGANSHFLVLDTEEHDYITGVVSHFPHVIAAGLVNLAKKNADKNPLISLLAAGGFRDVTRIASSNPNMWKDIVKQNRLNLLDLIEDWMMEMRNIQNVLAEEDEHAIIRFFEEAKEFRDSLPVHSKGAIPSYYDLYVDVKDVPGAIAGITSLLAKQSISITNLHILESREGLLGVLRISFQKDEDRSKAQVLLNHNNFKTYEAA, from the coding sequence ATGAGTGGAAATGTATTTATCGTAGGATTAGGATTAATTGGGGGCTCTTTAGCCCTCACGATTAAAAATCAACATCCACATGCAAAAATCTATGGATACGACGTGAAACAAAGTGAAATAGAAACGGCAAGCGCGCTCAACATAATCGATGAAAAAGTAACTTCTTTTCACGAGGGAGCAGAATTAGCAGATTTAATCATCCTATCTACACCAGTATTAGAGATGGAAAAATTAATGAAACAATTATCTAGTTTGACCCTAAAGGAAAACGTTATTATTACTGATACTGGTAGTACAAAAGGGGGGATTATGCAACTAGCCAGTAAATTGTTACAAAAAGAGGTTACGTTCATCGGTGGGCATCCAATGGCAGGTTCGCATAAAGCAGGCGTGGAAAGTGCAAAGGTCCATTTATTTGAAAATGCTTTTTATGTACTAACCCCTCAATTGAGTACCTCTTCTGAAAAAGTGGAAGAATTAAAAGACTGGCTAAGTGGCGCGAATTCTCATTTTCTTGTTCTGGATACAGAGGAACATGATTACATTACGGGGGTAGTTAGTCACTTCCCCCATGTTATAGCAGCAGGTTTGGTAAACTTAGCAAAAAAGAACGCGGACAAAAACCCACTCATAAGCTTGTTAGCTGCCGGCGGTTTTCGGGACGTAACTCGGATTGCATCCAGTAACCCTAATATGTGGAAAGATATCGTCAAACAAAACCGGCTAAACTTATTGGATTTAATAGAGGACTGGATGATGGAAATGCGAAACATACAAAATGTTTTAGCAGAGGAAGATGAACACGCTATTATTCGTTTTTTTGAAGAAGCGAAAGAGTTTCGGGATTCTTTACCCGTCCACTCCAAAGGCGCTATCCCGTCCTATTATGATTTGTATGTAGATGTGAAGGATGTACCCGGAGCAATCGCAGGTATTACCTCATTGCTGGCAAAACAATCGATTAGTATAACCAATCTTCATATTCTTGAATCTAGGGAAGGATTGCTAGGTGTCTTGCGAATTAGTTTTCAAAAGGATGAAGATCGTAGCAAGGCTCAAGTTTTGCTTAACCATAACAATTTTAAGACATATGAAGCGGCATAA
- the hisC gene encoding histidinol-phosphate transaminase yields the protein MKWKEQILNLRAYQPGKSIEEVKRQYQLDSIVKLASNENPFGYSPNVDTALKEFHSSFILYPDGGAFKLREATASLLGVNKDQLIFANGTDELVQIISRAMLEHGKNTVMATPTFPQYKHAAIVEGAEVREVELVNGSHDLNKMLAVIDENTAIVWVCSPNNPTGSYIPEDELRSFLESVPEDVLVVLDEAYFEYVNDSYNSLAFLNQFPNLIIMRTFSKMYGLASFRVGYGVSSATNIKRLEPVRLPFNTNVLGQLVASAAITDQDFVKSCRQRNSEEREKYYTFCQENELHYYPSQGNFILIDFGRDGDEVAQFLLSKGLIVRSGKSLGFPTSARITIGLEESNERVRSAIKELLEKGVELQEDFS from the coding sequence ATGAAATGGAAAGAACAAATTCTGAATTTGCGAGCGTATCAACCTGGAAAATCGATTGAAGAAGTTAAGAGGCAGTATCAATTAGATTCAATCGTCAAACTGGCTTCAAATGAGAATCCATTCGGTTATTCACCAAATGTAGATACAGCATTAAAAGAATTCCATTCGTCATTTATTCTCTATCCTGATGGAGGCGCTTTTAAATTGCGCGAAGCTACTGCATCTTTATTAGGTGTAAATAAAGATCAATTAATTTTTGCAAATGGCACGGATGAACTCGTCCAAATTATTTCAAGAGCGATGCTGGAACATGGGAAAAATACAGTGATGGCAACACCAACTTTTCCACAATATAAACATGCTGCCATCGTTGAAGGAGCCGAAGTACGTGAGGTAGAGTTAGTTAATGGAAGTCATGATTTGAACAAAATGCTTGCTGTAATCGACGAAAATACTGCGATTGTATGGGTTTGTAGCCCTAACAATCCAACAGGGAGTTATATTCCAGAAGATGAACTTCGATCCTTTTTAGAGAGTGTCCCAGAAGATGTATTAGTCGTACTTGACGAGGCCTATTTTGAATATGTAAATGATTCTTATAATTCACTTGCCTTTTTAAATCAATTTCCTAATTTGATCATCATGCGGACTTTTTCTAAAATGTATGGTCTTGCTAGTTTTCGTGTAGGTTACGGGGTTTCGTCCGCAACAAATATTAAAAGATTAGAACCGGTTCGCCTTCCTTTTAATACGAATGTACTTGGCCAACTAGTGGCATCCGCTGCAATAACAGATCAAGACTTTGTAAAAAGTTGCAGACAGAGGAACTCTGAAGAAAGAGAAAAATATTATACGTTTTGTCAGGAAAATGAACTTCATTATTATCCCTCGCAGGGTAATTTTATATTAATAGATTTCGGCCGAGATGGTGATGAGGTGGCCCAGTTTTTGTTATCAAAAGGTCTGATTGTCCGTTCTGGTAAATCATTAGGTTTCCCAACATCTGCCCGCATAACAATCGGTTTAGAAGAAAGCAATGAACGAGTAAGAAGTGCGATAAAGGAATTACTAGAAAAAGGTGTGGAACTACAGGAGGATTTTTCATGA
- a CDS encoding bifunctional 3-deoxy-7-phosphoheptulonate synthase/chorismate mutase has product MTTNDLTQLRDKIDGVNLQLLKLLNERAEIVQEIGEHKEKQGVARFDPVRERQALDLIIKNHDGPFQTSTIQYIFKEIFKASLELQKDNHNKALLVSRKARPENTIVDINGEKIGDGEQRFIMGPCAVEGYEQVKAVALAMKEQGLTLMRGGAFKPRTSPYDFQGLGVEGLQILRKVADEVGMQVVSEILAPQDVEKALDYVDVIQIGARNMQNFELLKAAGRVKKPVLLKRGLSATIDEFINAAEYIISQGNDQIILCERGIRTYEKATRNTLDISAVPILKKETHLPVVVDVTHSTGRKDLLLPTAKAALAIGADAVMAEVHPDPAVALSDSAQQMNIPEFNEFMDVVKAFKNKLA; this is encoded by the coding sequence ATGACTACAAATGATTTAACGCAATTACGTGACAAAATTGATGGGGTTAATTTACAACTGCTAAAATTATTAAACGAACGAGCGGAAATTGTTCAAGAAATTGGCGAGCATAAGGAAAAGCAAGGGGTAGCTAGATTTGATCCGGTTCGTGAACGTCAAGCACTAGATTTAATTATCAAGAACCATGACGGGCCTTTCCAGACATCAACCATTCAATACATTTTCAAAGAAATATTTAAAGCGAGCTTAGAGCTTCAAAAAGACAATCATAACAAGGCATTACTTGTTTCACGAAAAGCACGTCCTGAAAATACGATTGTCGATATAAATGGTGAAAAAATTGGTGATGGGGAGCAACGGTTCATTATGGGGCCATGTGCAGTGGAAGGTTATGAACAGGTAAAAGCTGTTGCCCTAGCAATGAAGGAGCAAGGCCTTACTCTAATGCGAGGGGGAGCGTTCAAGCCTCGAACTTCTCCATATGATTTCCAAGGATTAGGAGTAGAGGGATTACAAATTTTAAGAAAAGTTGCAGATGAAGTAGGAATGCAGGTTGTCAGTGAAATTCTTGCACCACAGGATGTAGAAAAAGCATTGGATTACGTTGATGTTATTCAGATAGGCGCCCGTAATATGCAAAACTTCGAATTGTTGAAAGCTGCCGGTAGAGTGAAAAAGCCAGTTCTACTAAAACGTGGACTCTCTGCAACCATTGACGAATTTATTAATGCAGCGGAATATATCATTTCACAAGGAAACGACCAAATCATTTTATGTGAACGTGGTATTCGCACATACGAAAAGGCAACAAGAAACACATTAGATATTTCAGCAGTACCAATTTTGAAAAAAGAAACCCATTTACCGGTTGTGGTTGATGTAACGCACTCTACAGGTAGAAAAGACTTGCTTCTTCCAACTGCAAAAGCTGCTCTTGCAATTGGGGCGGATGCTGTTATGGCGGAAGTTCATCCAGATCCTGCTGTTGCGTTATCCGATTCAGCTCAGCAAATGAACATTCCTGAATTTAATGAGTTTATGGATGTGGTAAAGGCTTTTAAAAATAAGTTAGCGTAA
- a CDS encoding LL-diaminopimelate aminotransferase has product MKYKSNRLSNVPPYKFAEVQKMKKEALEAGVDVIDLGVGDPDLPTPKHIVNKLVEELQDPANLKYPSFAGSPEFREAVAAFYQKTYDVKLDPDTEVLALIGSKEGIGHLLPAVIDPGDYVLGPDPGYPVYRMATLLADGEYHNMSLEAAHGFKPNFDEIPNDILEKAKVMFLNYPSNPTGATVGIDVYERAIEFARKHKILVVTDSAYNMVTYNNYKSPSIMQVDGSKEFAVEFGSLSKAYCMTGWRIGYVVGNKEVIKSLSIYKSNVDTGVFTPIQKAAAHALTGDQSSVTEYNQVYKERMETMVAALQSIGIGTKPIHAGFFIWAPVPDGYTSEQFVATVLEQTGVIFTPGNIFGPGGEGYFRVSFSVPNERIQEAVERIREKLVIGS; this is encoded by the coding sequence ATGAAATATAAGTCAAATAGGCTTTCTAACGTACCTCCTTATAAATTTGCAGAAGTGCAGAAAATGAAAAAAGAAGCGTTGGAAGCAGGAGTAGATGTAATTGATTTAGGTGTGGGAGATCCTGATCTACCAACTCCTAAGCACATTGTAAATAAACTTGTGGAAGAGCTGCAGGATCCTGCTAATTTAAAATATCCAAGTTTTGCTGGCAGTCCAGAATTTAGAGAAGCTGTTGCTGCGTTTTATCAGAAAACATATGATGTTAAGCTTGATCCGGATACGGAAGTTCTTGCATTAATTGGGTCAAAAGAGGGTATTGGGCATTTATTACCAGCAGTAATTGATCCTGGTGACTACGTTTTAGGGCCTGATCCAGGCTATCCAGTTTACCGGATGGCAACACTCTTAGCTGACGGTGAGTACCATAATATGTCGTTAGAAGCGGCACATGGTTTTAAACCAAATTTTGATGAGATCCCGAATGATATCTTGGAGAAAGCAAAGGTAATGTTTTTAAACTACCCTAGCAATCCAACGGGAGCTACGGTCGGAATTGATGTTTACGAACGAGCAATTGAATTTGCTAGAAAACATAAGATTTTAGTAGTTACCGATTCAGCTTATAATATGGTGACCTATAACAATTATAAATCGCCAAGTATTATGCAAGTAGACGGTTCTAAGGAATTTGCTGTTGAGTTTGGTTCTTTATCAAAGGCTTATTGTATGACAGGATGGCGGATTGGCTATGTTGTCGGGAATAAAGAGGTTATTAAATCATTATCCATTTACAAAAGTAATGTTGACACTGGCGTATTTACACCAATCCAAAAGGCCGCTGCACATGCCTTAACAGGTGATCAAAGCAGTGTGACAGAATACAACCAGGTTTATAAAGAGCGAATGGAAACAATGGTTGCGGCGCTTCAATCAATTGGAATAGGTACAAAACCGATCCATGCTGGTTTCTTTATATGGGCACCAGTTCCTGACGGATATACATCTGAACAATTTGTTGCGACTGTATTAGAACAAACCGGAGTTATTTTCACCCCTGGGAATATTTTTGGGCCAGGAGGAGAAGGGTATTTTCGGGTATCGTTCTCTGTTCCGAATGAACGGATTCAAGAGGCTGTGGAAAGGATTCGAGAGAAGCTGGTTATCGGGTCATAG
- a CDS encoding aspartate kinase, with protein MKRSILKFGGTSVSSLEKIKNIADYLKDRAKQGEQLIVVVSAMGKTTDELMASVNSITSSPNEQDLAVLLTTGEQQTISYLSIILNDMGVKSKPLTGYQAGIETVGHHLKSKISKINSELFDQLFNTYNVLIVAGFQGFNTDNEITTLGRGGSDTTAVALAAANKCSCEIYTDVTGVYSTDPRIYPQANRLDEVSYEEMMEMSALGAGVLVTRSVEIAKNHNTPIYLGKALSDEKGTWVMSKLDILEKKAITGVALDKDMIHVTLNYPHYDTHLMDATFNNLEQEEINVDMISQIVNNEGLQLSFTMKDTEENQIQKIFYRLKEDYPDLYFKIENRFVKVSVIGSGMRDMTGVASKVFRTLIKADIPFYQVTTSEISISYVVDEKNANDAAHLLCEQFEL; from the coding sequence ATGAAAAGAAGTATACTTAAATTTGGTGGAACAAGTGTCAGCAGCCTTGAGAAAATTAAAAACATCGCAGACTATCTAAAAGACAGAGCCAAACAAGGCGAGCAACTGATTGTTGTTGTCAGTGCAATGGGCAAAACAACGGATGAGCTTATGGCTTCCGTGAATTCCATAACAAGCTCGCCTAATGAGCAAGATTTAGCTGTTCTTTTGACAACTGGTGAACAACAGACCATCTCCTATCTGTCAATTATTCTGAATGATATGGGGGTTAAATCAAAGCCACTCACTGGTTATCAGGCTGGTATCGAGACTGTTGGCCATCACTTAAAAAGCAAAATTTCTAAAATAAACAGTGAGCTATTTGATCAACTTTTTAATACGTACAATGTTCTGATCGTTGCCGGTTTCCAGGGCTTCAATACCGACAATGAGATCACGACACTCGGCCGTGGCGGTTCCGATACAACAGCCGTAGCGCTTGCAGCAGCAAATAAATGCTCTTGCGAAATCTATACAGATGTTACAGGCGTCTACAGCACAGATCCAAGAATTTACCCACAAGCAAATCGGCTCGATGAAGTCTCGTACGAAGAAATGATGGAAATGAGCGCGCTCGGAGCGGGAGTACTCGTTACAAGAAGCGTCGAAATCGCAAAAAACCACAACACTCCGATTTATTTAGGCAAGGCATTATCGGATGAGAAAGGAACTTGGGTTATGTCCAAACTTGACATACTAGAAAAAAAAGCAATCACAGGTGTCGCGCTTGATAAGGATATGATTCACGTTACACTGAACTATCCGCATTATGATACACACCTAATGGATGCGACGTTTAACAATCTAGAACAAGAAGAAATCAATGTTGATATGATTTCGCAAATCGTGAACAATGAAGGGCTTCAGCTGTCGTTCACAATGAAAGATACCGAAGAAAATCAGATACAGAAAATTTTCTATCGTCTGAAGGAAGATTATCCAGATTTGTATTTTAAAATCGAAAACCGTTTCGTAAAAGTATCGGTGATTGGTTCTGGGATGCGTGATATGACTGGGGTCGCTTCAAAAGTGTTTCGGACGCTCATTAAAGCGGACATTCCATTTTACCAAGTCACAACGTCAGAAATCAGCATATCCTATGTAGTAGATGAAAAAAATGCTAATGATGCAGCACATCTATTGTGTGAACAATTTGAATTATAA
- a CDS encoding aspartate-semialdehyde dehydrogenase produces the protein MVKIAVVGATGLVGRKMIDLLEKKDIPIDELVLFSSKRSAGSEVSFRNEKYIVEELTEEKTDGGFDYVLMSAGGTTSIKFSPLFEKNDAIVIDNSSAFRMDPTIDLIVPEVNRPTLNRKIIANPNCSTIQSVVPLKVLEDAYGITRVSYTTYQAVSGSGVKGVQDLKRGENGEGPVNYPHPIYNNAIPHIDVFGDDGYTKEEVKMIEETRKILGQPEMKVTATCVRVPVENSHAVAINVTLNSSPTVSDLKNLFNQSDHVVLQDDPKNNTYPMQVTSSGLEEVFVGRIREDDSLENTYHLWVTSDNLLKGAALNAVQILQQLMHTKEG, from the coding sequence ATGGTAAAAATAGCTGTTGTAGGTGCTACAGGACTTGTAGGCCGCAAAATGATTGATTTACTGGAGAAGAAAGATATTCCTATCGATGAACTTGTTCTCTTTTCTTCTAAACGTTCAGCAGGTTCTGAGGTTTCCTTCCGAAATGAAAAATATATCGTGGAAGAATTAACAGAAGAAAAAACAGATGGCGGATTTGACTATGTACTCATGTCAGCAGGAGGCACTACAAGCATAAAGTTCTCTCCCCTGTTTGAAAAAAACGACGCAATTGTCATCGATAACTCGAGCGCTTTCCGGATGGATCCAACAATCGACCTCATTGTACCGGAAGTGAATAGGCCGACATTGAACCGGAAAATCATCGCCAATCCAAATTGCTCGACAATCCAGTCTGTCGTCCCGCTGAAAGTGTTGGAAGATGCATATGGTATAACTCGTGTAAGTTATACGACTTACCAGGCCGTATCCGGATCAGGCGTAAAGGGTGTACAGGACTTGAAACGTGGCGAAAATGGCGAAGGGCCGGTGAACTACCCGCACCCTATTTACAATAACGCCATTCCGCATATTGATGTATTTGGAGACGATGGCTATACAAAAGAAGAAGTGAAAATGATTGAGGAAACAAGGAAAATTCTCGGGCAGCCGGAAATGAAGGTCACTGCCACTTGTGTTCGAGTACCTGTTGAAAATAGTCATGCAGTAGCGATCAACGTCACCTTGAATAGTTCGCCAACTGTTTCAGATTTAAAGAATTTATTTAACCAAAGTGACCATGTCGTTTTACAAGATGATCCGAAAAACAATACGTATCCTATGCAGGTAACTTCATCTGGTTTGGAAGAGGTGTTCGTTGGACGCATCCGAGAAGATGACAGTTTAGAGAACACATACCATTTATGGGTAACAAGTGACAATTTATTAAAAGGGGCAGCATTGAACGCCGTACAAATTTTGCAACAACTAATGCATACGAAAGAGGGATAA
- the dapA gene encoding 4-hydroxy-tetrahydrodipicolinate synthase, giving the protein MGHLFTGIGVAVTTPFQNNEVDYDSFKRHLAFLIENNIQCLVINGTTGEGSTLSRNEKRHLLEIAVETAAGKVPVIAGTGSNSTTGSIEASKDAKDIGVDGLMLITPYYNKTSQRGLIEHFTAIVDAVDLPALLYNVPSRTSMTIAPETVQTLSAHKNIVGLKDATGDLNYFSRVKLLTDESFAFYSGTDDTALPYLALGGDGLISVAANVLPNEYQTMYERSLDNLTEAKAIHYRLYPFVAALEIDVNPIPIKALTAHIGFGNYELRLPLVPLESNEQQKLVQEFDSLKAGV; this is encoded by the coding sequence ATGGGACATTTATTCACAGGAATTGGCGTAGCGGTTACGACACCTTTTCAAAACAATGAAGTGGATTATGATAGCTTCAAACGACATCTAGCATTTCTGATTGAAAACAACATCCAATGCCTAGTAATTAACGGCACAACTGGTGAAGGTTCTACCCTTTCTCGCAATGAGAAACGACATCTTCTGGAAATTGCGGTTGAAACAGCTGCAGGGAAAGTGCCTGTTATTGCAGGCACTGGTTCCAATTCAACTACAGGATCCATCGAGGCTTCTAAGGACGCAAAAGACATCGGTGTAGATGGTCTGATGCTTATCACTCCATACTACAACAAGACGAGCCAGCGCGGCCTCATTGAGCATTTCACGGCGATTGTGGACGCTGTTGATTTACCAGCACTTCTGTACAATGTTCCATCTCGAACAAGCATGACGATCGCACCAGAAACCGTGCAAACGCTAAGCGCCCACAAAAACATCGTCGGCTTGAAAGATGCAACAGGCGATTTAAATTATTTTTCGAGAGTGAAATTGCTGACAGATGAATCGTTTGCGTTCTATAGTGGAACCGATGATACAGCACTACCATATTTGGCCCTTGGCGGAGATGGGTTGATCTCGGTTGCTGCGAACGTCCTTCCAAATGAATACCAGACGATGTATGAGCGCTCATTAGATAATCTTACTGAAGCAAAAGCGATCCATTACCGTCTGTATCCATTTGTAGCAGCGCTCGAAATTGACGTTAACCCAATTCCGATTAAAGCACTAACGGCCCACATAGGCTTTGGCAACTATGAACTTCGTTTGCCACTTGTACCTTTAGAATCAAACGAGCAGCAAAAACTGGTTCAGGAATTCGATTCATTGAAAGCAGGTGTGTAA
- the dapB gene encoding 4-hydroxy-tetrahydrodipicolinate reductase, whose product MKLLLLGYGAMNKRVAKLAEERDHEIIGVVLKSEKEDVPYPIFTDFNRLPEADALIDFSHPDLTKTLLESDVLLPLVIATTGEKEVIVSKMEEKASYLPVFFSANMSYGVHILKKIVEFATPLLASYDIELTEKHHNKKVDAPSGTLVKLYDAIKEIKEDADPVYNRHISTVKRSENEIGIHSIRGGTIVGEHEALYAGHDEVITIQHKAQSKDIFANGAIDVAEKLMTMEKGFYTYSNLGDE is encoded by the coding sequence ATGAAACTCCTTCTTTTAGGGTATGGAGCAATGAACAAACGAGTTGCAAAACTTGCTGAAGAGCGAGATCATGAAATAATTGGAGTCGTGTTGAAATCAGAAAAAGAAGATGTCCCCTACCCCATCTTCACTGATTTTAACAGGCTTCCGGAAGCTGATGCACTGATTGACTTTTCCCATCCAGATCTTACGAAAACGCTGCTTGAATCGGATGTGCTCCTACCACTCGTAATTGCGACAACGGGAGAAAAAGAAGTGATCGTCAGCAAGATGGAAGAAAAAGCAAGCTATCTACCAGTCTTTTTTAGTGCAAACATGAGCTATGGTGTACATATACTGAAGAAAATAGTAGAGTTTGCGACCCCACTTCTTGCTTCTTACGATATTGAACTGACGGAGAAGCATCACAACAAGAAAGTGGATGCTCCAAGTGGTACACTAGTAAAACTGTATGATGCAATCAAAGAAATCAAGGAAGACGCAGATCCCGTGTATAACCGCCATATTTCCACAGTAAAACGCAGTGAAAATGAAATTGGTATCCATTCGATTCGCGGCGGGACGATCGTTGGTGAACACGAAGCACTTTATGCTGGCCATGATGAAGTGATCACGATCCAGCATAAAGCACAGTCAAAAGATATTTTTGCAAACGGTGCGATTGATGTCGCAGAAAAACTAATGACGATGGAAAAAGGTTTTTATACATACTCAAACTTAGGAGATGAATAG
- the dapD gene encoding 2,3,4,5-tetrahydropyridine-2,6-dicarboxylate N-acetyltransferase, whose product MKEFTAEEIIQYISNSEKKTPLKIYVNTGFAKTDFPESFKVFGSDGSYTIFADLNDWKPFYEANQGKLEDLAIEQDRRNSAIPLLDAMEINARIEPGAYIREHAVIEKSAVIMMGAVINIGAVVGEGTMIDMNAVLGGRATTGKNVHVGAGAVLAGVIEPPSASPVIVEDDVLIGANAVILEGVTVGAGSVVAAGSIVTEDVPAGAVVAGVPARVIKQASEVQGGKKEIVQALRKLNQ is encoded by the coding sequence ATGAAAGAATTTACAGCAGAAGAAATTATCCAATATATCAGTAACTCAGAAAAGAAAACACCACTTAAAATTTACGTAAACACAGGGTTTGCAAAAACGGATTTTCCTGAGAGCTTTAAGGTGTTTGGTAGTGATGGCTCTTATACAATTTTTGCCGATTTAAACGACTGGAAACCATTTTATGAAGCAAACCAAGGGAAGTTAGAAGACCTTGCCATCGAACAAGATCGCCGAAATAGTGCTATTCCATTACTTGATGCGATGGAAATCAATGCTCGGATTGAACCAGGCGCATACATCCGTGAACATGCGGTCATCGAGAAAAGTGCTGTTATCATGATGGGTGCTGTCATCAACATTGGAGCGGTTGTCGGTGAAGGTACAATGATTGATATGAACGCTGTACTTGGCGGACGTGCGACAACAGGTAAAAATGTACATGTCGGAGCGGGTGCAGTTTTAGCGGGCGTTATTGAGCCACCAAGCGCAAGCCCCGTTATCGTGGAAGACGACGTACTAATCGGTGCAAATGCAGTTATACTCGAAGGCGTTACAGTTGGGGCTGGATCCGTTGTAGCAGCAGGAAGCATTGTAACAGAAGATGTCCCTGCAGGTGCTGTTGTTGCAGGTGTTCCTGCTCGGGTTATTAAGCAAGCAAGTGAAGTACAGGGTGGTAAAAAAGAAATCGTTCAAGCGTTGAGAAAGTTAAATCAGTAA